The proteins below are encoded in one region of Pseudomonas sp. SCB32:
- the rpoH gene encoding RNA polymerase sigma factor RpoH, whose protein sequence is MTTSLQPVYALVPGANLESYVHSVNSIPLLSPEQERELAERLFYQQDLEAARQMVLAHLRFVVHIARSYSGYGLAQADLIQEGNVGLMKAVKRFNPEMGVRLVSFAVHWIKAEIHEFILRNWRIVKVATTKAQRKLFFNLRSQKKRLAWLSNDEVNSVAESLGVEAREVREMESRLTGHDMAFDPAADADDESAYQSPAHYLEDHRYDPARQLEEADWSDSSTASLHEALEGLDERSRDILYQRWLAEEKATLHDLAAKYNVSAERIRQLEKNAMNKLKGRIEA, encoded by the coding sequence ATGACCACTTCTCTGCAACCTGTTTATGCCCTGGTTCCCGGTGCAAACCTGGAATCCTATGTGCACTCCGTGAACAGCATCCCGCTGTTGTCGCCGGAGCAGGAGCGCGAACTGGCCGAACGCCTCTTCTATCAGCAAGATCTGGAAGCGGCACGGCAAATGGTTCTGGCGCACCTGCGCTTCGTCGTGCACATCGCCCGGAGTTATTCCGGGTACGGCCTGGCTCAGGCCGATCTGATCCAGGAAGGCAACGTCGGCCTGATGAAGGCCGTGAAGCGCTTCAACCCGGAAATGGGTGTGCGCCTGGTGTCGTTCGCCGTCCATTGGATCAAGGCGGAAATCCATGAGTTCATCCTGCGCAACTGGCGGATCGTGAAGGTCGCGACCACCAAGGCGCAGCGCAAGCTGTTCTTCAACCTGCGTAGCCAGAAGAAGCGTCTGGCCTGGCTGAGCAACGACGAAGTGAACAGCGTCGCCGAAAGCCTGGGCGTCGAGGCCCGTGAAGTCCGCGAGATGGAAAGCCGTCTCACCGGGCATGACATGGCCTTCGATCCGGCGGCCGACGCCGACGACGAGAGCGCTTACCAGTCTCCGGCGCATTACCTGGAAGACCATCGCTACGACCCGGCGCGCCAGCTGGAGGAAGCGGACTGGAGCGACAGCTCCACCGCCAGCCTGCACGAGGCGCTGGAAGGCCTGGACGAGCGCAGTCGCGACATCCTCTACCAGCGCTGGCTGGCCGAGGAGAAGGCAACGCTGCACGACTTGGCGGCCAAGTACAACGTGTCCGCCGAGCGTATCCGTCAGCTGGAAAAGAACGCGATGAACAAGCTCAAGGGTCGCATCGAAGCCTGA
- the mtgA gene encoding monofunctional biosynthetic peptidoglycan transglycosylase, producing MRNLFRRLFKFALWFVAGSVALVIVLRWVPPPGSMLMVERKIESWFDGEPIDLQRSWCAWDDLPESLKVAVIASEDQKFAEHHGFDLPAIQNALAHNERGGSVRGASTISQQVAKNVFLWSGRSWIRKGFEAWFTLLIETFWSKQRILEVYLNSAEWDSGVFGAQAAAQHHFGVDAKRLSQQQASLLAAVLPNPRKWSASRPGAYVRQRAAWIRQQMWQLGGGDYLDRL from the coding sequence ATGCGCAACCTGTTCCGCCGCCTGTTCAAGTTCGCCCTCTGGTTCGTCGCCGGCAGCGTGGCGCTGGTCATCGTCCTGCGCTGGGTGCCGCCACCGGGCAGCATGCTGATGGTCGAGCGCAAGATCGAGTCCTGGTTCGACGGCGAACCGATCGACCTGCAGCGCAGCTGGTGCGCCTGGGACGACCTGCCGGAGAGCCTGAAAGTCGCGGTGATCGCCAGCGAAGACCAGAAGTTCGCCGAACACCATGGCTTCGACCTGCCGGCCATCCAGAATGCCCTGGCGCATAACGAGCGCGGCGGCAGCGTGCGCGGCGCCAGCACCATCAGCCAGCAGGTAGCCAAGAACGTCTTCCTCTGGTCCGGCCGCAGCTGGATTCGCAAGGGCTTCGAGGCCTGGTTCACCCTGCTGATCGAGACCTTCTGGTCCAAGCAGCGGATTCTCGAGGTTTACCTGAATAGCGCTGAGTGGGATTCCGGGGTGTTCGGCGCCCAGGCCGCCGCGCAACATCACTTCGGCGTCGACGCCAAGCGCCTGTCGCAACAGCAGGCCAGCCTGCTCGCCGCCGTGCTGCCCAACCCGCGCAAATGGAGCGCCAGCCGCCCCGGCGCCTACGTGCGCCAGCGCGCCGCCTGGATTCGCCAGCAGATGTGGCAACTGGGCGGCGGCGACTACCTCGATCGGCTGTGA
- the ftsX gene encoding permease-like cell division protein FtsX: MSANDLPHGPEEGTPQRNTRERPDEHENQDQSASLAAYAENHRASLADSLHRLFSHPLGSFFTCLVMGITLSLPMGLSLLLHNVERLGGSWQRAAQISLFLDLKTSESKGQDLREQIEKMPDVIEAQLISRDDALKELQEQSGLGEALKELPDNPLPAVISVTPKQIDKAQLDALRQRLSELPGVQQAQLDLVWVERLSAILKLGDRFVFGLTILLVLTLLLVIGNTIRLHIENRRNEIEVIKLVGGTDGYVRRPFLYMGALYGLGAGVLSWALLAFGLNWLNDAVVNLAGLYGSDFGLAGVPVDDGLSLTVGAVLLGWIGAWLAVARHLRELAPR; encoded by the coding sequence ATGAGCGCCAACGACCTGCCCCACGGCCCGGAAGAGGGCACGCCGCAGCGCAACACCCGCGAGCGCCCGGACGAGCACGAGAACCAGGACCAGAGCGCTTCGCTGGCCGCCTATGCAGAAAACCACCGCGCCAGCCTGGCCGACAGCCTGCATCGCCTGTTCAGCCATCCCCTCGGCAGCTTCTTCACCTGCCTGGTGATGGGCATCACCCTCAGCCTGCCCATGGGCCTGTCGCTGCTGCTGCACAACGTCGAGCGCCTCGGCGGCTCGTGGCAGCGCGCCGCGCAGATTTCGCTGTTCCTTGATCTGAAGACCAGCGAATCGAAGGGCCAGGACCTGCGTGAGCAGATCGAGAAAATGCCCGACGTGATCGAGGCGCAGCTGATCAGCCGCGACGATGCGCTGAAAGAACTGCAGGAACAGTCCGGTCTTGGCGAGGCTTTGAAGGAACTGCCTGACAACCCGCTGCCGGCGGTGATCTCGGTGACGCCCAAGCAGATCGACAAGGCGCAGCTGGATGCCTTGCGTCAACGGTTGTCCGAATTGCCGGGTGTACAACAGGCGCAGTTGGACCTGGTCTGGGTCGAGCGGTTGTCGGCAATCCTCAAGCTGGGCGACCGCTTCGTCTTCGGCCTGACCATCCTGCTGGTGCTGACCCTGCTGCTGGTCATCGGCAACACCATCCGCCTGCACATTGAAAATCGCCGTAACGAAATCGAGGTGATCAAGCTGGTCGGCGGGACGGACGGTTATGTGCGCCGCCCCTTCCTCTATATGGGGGCCTTGTACGGCCTGGGCGCGGGCGTCCTGTCCTGGGCCTTGCTGGCGTTCGGCCTGAACTGGCTGAACGACGCAGTGGTCAATCTGGCCGGGCTCTACGGCAGCGACTTCGGCCTCGCTGGCGTGCCGGTGGACGACGGCCTTTCGCTCACCGTCGGCGCCGTGCTGCTGGGCTGGATCGGCGCCTGGCTGGCCGTGGCGCGCCACCTGCGGGAGCTGGCGCCGCGCTGA
- a CDS encoding DUF423 domain-containing protein produces MLRIFLMLAAFFGFTGVALGAFAAHGLKNRLTPEYLAVFQTGVHYQMLHALALLGVALLSVQVGGALVKWAGWAFAIGILLFSGSLYLLTLAGLGVGIVTPIGGLFFLIGWALLFATAARLG; encoded by the coding sequence ATGCTGCGTATCTTCCTCATGCTCGCCGCCTTTTTCGGCTTTACCGGCGTAGCCCTCGGCGCGTTTGCCGCCCACGGCCTGAAAAACCGCCTTACGCCGGAGTACCTGGCAGTGTTCCAGACCGGCGTGCACTACCAGATGCTGCATGCCCTGGCGCTGCTGGGCGTGGCGCTGCTCTCGGTGCAGGTCGGCGGTGCGCTGGTGAAATGGGCTGGCTGGGCCTTCGCCATCGGTATCCTGCTGTTCTCCGGTAGCCTCTACCTGCTGACCCTCGCCGGCCTGGGCGTGGGCATCGTCACCCCGATCGGCGGCCTGTTCTTCCTCATCGGCTGGGCCCTGCTGTTTGCCACGGCCGCGCGCCTGGGCTGA
- the thiS gene encoding sulfur carrier protein ThiS, whose amino-acid sequence MRIQLNGESFELPDGQTVANLLERLDLTGKRVAVELNLDIVPRSQHAAIALSEGDQVEVVHAIGGG is encoded by the coding sequence ATGCGTATTCAGTTGAATGGCGAATCTTTCGAGCTGCCCGACGGCCAGACCGTCGCCAACCTGCTCGAGCGTCTCGACCTCACCGGCAAGCGTGTCGCGGTCGAGCTCAATCTGGACATCGTGCCGCGCAGCCAGCACGCCGCCATCGCCCTGAGCGAAGGCGACCAGGTGGAAGTGGTGCATGCCATCGGCGGCGGCTAG